In Novosphingobium sp. MMS21-SN21R, a single genomic region encodes these proteins:
- a CDS encoding MmcB family DNA repair protein, producing the protein MSESAQAVIEAAVERESRAVARGICRLFARNDIWCLPEMPLRSNRRADLMGIDAKGQVVIVEIKVSRADLLGDGKWTDYLDHCDRFYWGLAPHLDRAVLETEDFLPHACGVIVADGYDAEILRPAPTIPLAAARRKAEVERLARASLRRQLVGIDPHCATWGNGA; encoded by the coding sequence ATGAGCGAATCAGCACAAGCCGTGATCGAAGCCGCCGTTGAACGGGAGTCCCGCGCCGTCGCGCGCGGGATCTGCCGCTTGTTCGCGCGCAACGATATCTGGTGTCTGCCTGAAATGCCGCTGCGGTCGAACCGCCGGGCCGATCTGATGGGGATCGATGCCAAGGGTCAGGTCGTGATCGTGGAAATCAAGGTCAGCCGCGCCGACCTTCTGGGCGATGGCAAGTGGACCGATTATCTCGATCATTGCGACCGGTTCTACTGGGGCCTCGCCCCGCATCTTGACCGCGCTGTGCTGGAAACCGAGGATTTCCTGCCCCATGCCTGCGGGGTGATCGTGGCCGATGGTTATGACGCCGAAATCCTGCGCCCCGCACCGACGATTCCTCTGGCTGCGGCGCGGCGCAAGGCCGAGGTAGAGCGGCTAGCCCGCGCATCATTGCGGCGACAACTGGTGGGAATCGATCCGCACTGCGCTACCTGGGGCAATGGGGCTTAA
- a CDS encoding TMEM165/GDT1 family protein, translating to MLEALTTSTAIVALAEIGDKTQLLAIVLATRFKKPLPIVLGIFAATVANHFLAALLGATAASFLDGMWFRFAVAVGFVAMGLWTLVPDKLDDDDAPKPSRYGPFLTTLVAFFIVEMGDKTQIATIALGARFHDTVAVTMGTTLGMMIANVPAVFLGQELIKRVPLDVVRMIAAALLVATGVWLFIQTLGIW from the coding sequence ATGCTCGAAGCCCTGACCACCTCCACGGCCATCGTCGCGCTCGCTGAAATCGGCGACAAGACGCAGCTGCTTGCCATCGTGCTGGCGACGCGATTCAAGAAGCCGCTGCCGATCGTCCTGGGCATCTTCGCCGCAACGGTTGCCAACCACTTCCTCGCCGCCCTTCTGGGCGCGACTGCCGCGTCCTTCCTCGACGGCATGTGGTTCCGTTTTGCCGTCGCGGTCGGCTTTGTCGCCATGGGCCTGTGGACGCTGGTGCCCGACAAACTCGACGATGATGATGCACCCAAGCCCTCGCGCTACGGCCCGTTCCTGACCACGCTCGTCGCGTTCTTCATCGTCGAGATGGGCGACAAGACCCAGATTGCCACGATTGCCCTTGGCGCGCGGTTCCACGATACGGTTGCGGTCACCATGGGCACCACGCTGGGCATGATGATCGCCAACGTGCCTGCCGTTTTCCTCGGGCAGGAACTGATCAAACGGGTGCCGCTCGACGTCGTCCGCATGATTGCCGCCGCGTTGCTGGTGGCGACAGGCGTCTGGCTGTTCATCCAGACGCTGGGCATCTGGTAA
- a CDS encoding alginate export family protein: MITRAAVAAFAMGMTANAAKAAEPAPGPFTIAASARLRTESIAGQFRPNAAADDTMISLRTAVEAEYDAGRVRFAAEVIDARAWGQDKASSANANEINALELVQANVKVELGGKRSGGHGLLTLGRFTLDLGGRRLVSRQRFRSTTNAFTGAHLGWTASGGQKIDLLWTMPHIRLPEDAAGIRADRVAWDQESTDLMFFGAQATLPRLLGGVVQPYAYGLVERDSPDRLTRNRRLGTVGARLFRAPAAGKWDHDAEAAYQFGKIRRTTASIDTADLDVSAWFVHAELGRTIAGPWKPRLVAMFDAASGDGGKAGKFSRFDTLYGARRFEFGPNGLYGPFSRANIVSPSLRLEVAPSKRTDAFIALRSAWAQNPRDSFGSTGVRDASGASGRLAGHQVEARLRHWIVPGRLQIDTGGAVLIKRGLLRDAPNAPATGNARYGYVDLLLTL; the protein is encoded by the coding sequence TTGATCACGCGCGCTGCCGTTGCGGCTTTCGCCATGGGTATGACGGCGAACGCCGCCAAAGCCGCAGAGCCTGCGCCCGGTCCGTTCACCATCGCCGCCTCGGCACGCCTTCGCACCGAATCGATCGCAGGCCAGTTTCGCCCGAATGCCGCAGCGGACGACACGATGATCTCGCTGCGCACGGCGGTCGAGGCCGAGTACGACGCCGGACGGGTGCGCTTTGCAGCCGAGGTGATCGACGCGCGGGCATGGGGGCAGGACAAGGCCTCGTCGGCAAACGCGAACGAGATCAACGCGCTCGAACTTGTCCAGGCGAACGTGAAAGTCGAACTGGGCGGCAAGCGCAGCGGCGGGCACGGCCTGCTCACGCTCGGGCGCTTCACGCTCGACCTTGGCGGGCGCAGGCTGGTTTCGCGCCAGCGCTTTCGCAGCACCACCAACGCCTTTACCGGTGCCCATCTCGGCTGGACCGCAAGCGGCGGGCAGAAGATCGACTTGCTCTGGACGATGCCGCACATCCGCCTGCCCGAGGACGCCGCCGGCATTCGCGCCGACCGCGTCGCATGGGATCAGGAAAGCACCGACCTGATGTTCTTCGGCGCGCAGGCGACCCTGCCCCGGTTGCTGGGCGGTGTAGTCCAGCCCTATGCCTATGGCCTGGTTGAACGCGACAGCCCGGACCGTCTCACCCGCAACCGCCGCCTTGGCACGGTCGGCGCACGCCTGTTCCGCGCGCCTGCCGCGGGCAAATGGGACCACGACGCCGAAGCTGCCTATCAGTTCGGCAAGATTCGGAGGACGACAGCCAGTATCGACACCGCCGATCTCGACGTCTCGGCATGGTTCGTCCATGCAGAACTGGGCCGAACCATCGCGGGCCCGTGGAAACCGCGACTTGTCGCCATGTTCGATGCCGCGAGCGGCGATGGCGGCAAGGCGGGCAAATTCAGCCGCTTCGATACTCTCTATGGCGCGCGCCGGTTCGAATTCGGGCCGAATGGCCTTTACGGCCCGTTCAGCCGGGCGAATATCGTTTCGCCCTCGTTGCGCCTCGAAGTTGCTCCGTCGAAGCGCACCGACGCGTTCATAGCCTTGCGCAGCGCCTGGGCGCAGAACCCGCGCGACAGCTTTGGGTCCACTGGGGTCCGCGATGCGAGCGGGGCTTCGGGCCGACTGGCGGGGCATCAGGTCGAGGCACGGCTGCGCCACTGGATCGTGCCCGGACGGCTGCAGATCGACACCGGCGGGGCCGTCCTGATCAAGCGCGGCTTGCTGCGCGATGCGCCAAATGCGCCTGCCACCGGCAATGCACGCTATGGCTATGTGGATCTGCTGCTGACGCTTTGA
- a CDS encoding DUF1289 domain-containing protein, with product MSRNGVDEIEPTSPCNRICTIDSASAICLGCARTLDEIAAWPSASTAQKHAILARVAQRQSVSSRST from the coding sequence GTGAGCCGCAATGGAGTGGATGAGATCGAGCCGACAAGTCCCTGCAACCGCATCTGCACGATCGATTCGGCGAGCGCGATCTGTCTGGGCTGTGCGCGCACGCTCGATGAAATTGCGGCTTGGCCGAGTGCCAGCACGGCGCAAAAGCACGCTATCCTTGCGCGCGTCGCGCAGCGTCAAAGCGTCAGCAGCAGATCCACATAG
- a CDS encoding DEAD/DEAH box helicase codes for MSFFSDLGLAEPILRALEAKGYSDPTPIQQQAIPALLEGRDLLGIAQTGTGKTAAFALPSLHRLAANPIERKPASCRMLILSPTRELAAQIADNIEGYAKYLRISVACVFGGVPVGKQARRLVPGIDILVATPGRLLDLIDQRALTLSRTEIFVLDEADQMMDLGFIHALKRVANLLPKTRQSLFFSATMPKAIEDLGKQFIVNPVRVEVAPNSTTAERVEQYVTFVNQAEKQALLTLRIRNLLASKELDRALVFTRTKHGADRVVRHLTSAGIEARAIHGNKSQAQRTAALEAFRQGSCPVLVATDIAARGIDVSGVSHVFNFELPNVPEQYVHRIGRTARAGADGIAMSFCAPDEKPYLKDIERLTRLKVDTMPLPENFMAEAAKLPAPSRKPEEQERDARHDARAQRGNGGRGGSGDGRGGQDRGGQGRGGQGRGGPSHGGRAQGRDGRPRDASPHQVSERPDRRDGERGPVRNPVTGDAARAPGGERDDNKPRTFRPRGAPGVGAHKNKVRRVV; via the coding sequence ATGTCATTTTTCTCTGATCTCGGCCTTGCCGAACCCATTCTGCGCGCGCTCGAAGCCAAGGGCTATTCGGACCCGACGCCAATCCAGCAGCAGGCGATCCCCGCCCTGCTCGAAGGCCGCGACCTGCTCGGCATCGCGCAGACCGGCACCGGCAAGACCGCCGCGTTCGCGCTGCCTTCGCTGCACCGCCTTGCCGCCAATCCGATCGAGCGCAAGCCCGCCTCGTGCCGTATGCTGATCCTTTCGCCGACGCGCGAACTGGCCGCCCAGATTGCCGACAACATCGAAGGTTACGCCAAGTACCTGCGCATTTCGGTGGCTTGCGTGTTCGGCGGCGTTCCCGTCGGCAAGCAGGCGCGCCGTCTGGTTCCAGGCATCGACATCCTTGTCGCCACGCCGGGCCGCCTGCTCGACCTGATCGACCAGCGCGCGCTGACGCTCAGCCGCACCGAAATCTTCGTGCTCGACGAAGCCGACCAGATGATGGACCTCGGCTTCATCCATGCGCTCAAGCGCGTGGCCAACCTGCTGCCCAAGACGCGCCAGAGCCTGTTCTTCTCGGCGACGATGCCCAAGGCCATTGAAGACCTCGGCAAGCAGTTCATCGTCAACCCGGTGCGCGTCGAAGTTGCTCCCAACTCGACCACCGCCGAGCGCGTCGAGCAGTACGTCACTTTCGTCAATCAGGCCGAAAAGCAGGCGCTGCTGACGCTGCGCATCCGCAACCTGCTGGCGTCCAAGGAACTCGACCGGGCACTGGTGTTCACCCGCACCAAGCACGGCGCCGACCGCGTCGTCCGCCACCTGACCTCGGCCGGGATCGAAGCGCGCGCCATTCACGGCAACAAGAGCCAGGCCCAGCGCACGGCTGCGCTTGAAGCGTTCCGCCAAGGTTCGTGCCCGGTACTGGTCGCAACCGACATCGCCGCGCGCGGCATCGACGTTTCGGGCGTGAGCCACGTGTTCAACTTCGAACTGCCCAACGTGCCTGAACAATACGTCCACCGCATCGGTCGCACCGCGCGTGCCGGCGCTGACGGCATTGCGATGAGCTTCTGCGCGCCGGACGAAAAGCCCTACCTCAAGGACATCGAGCGTCTGACCCGCCTGAAGGTCGACACCATGCCGCTGCCCGAGAACTTCATGGCCGAGGCCGCCAAGCTTCCCGCTCCCAGCCGCAAGCCGGAAGAGCAGGAACGCGACGCTCGTCACGACGCCCGCGCCCAGCGCGGCAATGGTGGGCGCGGCGGCAGCGGTGATGGTCGCGGCGGTCAGGATCGCGGCGGTCAGGGCCGTGGTGGACAAGGTCGCGGCGGCCCAAGCCACGGTGGCCGCGCGCAAGGCCGCGATGGTCGTCCGCGCGATGCCAGCCCGCATCAGGTGAGCGAACGTCCCGATCGCCGCGATGGCGAGCGCGGTCCGGTCCGCAATCCGGTGACCGGTGACGCCGCTCGTGCACCCGGTGGCGAGCGCGACGACAACAAGCCGCGCACGTTCCGCCCGCGCGGCGCTCCCGGCGTCGGCGCGCACAAGAACAAGGTCCGCCGCGTCGTCTGA
- a CDS encoding sterol desaturase family protein, with translation MNSAAASALAMTLIVAVRYLATSGLFAWATHKVRPGHYKGLEKQIRSEIAWSLATAAIYGVPAGIVAWGWQQRGWTKIYTDPAAFPLWWMPLSLLAYLVIHDAWFYWTHRWMHRPAVFRAVHAIHHASRPPTAWAAMNFHPVEAAIVSLLIPALVFFIPIHIAMLGLVLLIMTVMGVTNHMGWEMFPRALVHSRLGGWLITASHHNRHHELYRCNYGLYFRFWDRLCGTDKGLSAP, from the coding sequence ATGAACAGCGCCGCTGCCTCTGCTCTTGCGATGACCCTTATCGTCGCAGTGCGCTATCTGGCCACAAGCGGGCTGTTTGCATGGGCCACGCACAAGGTGCGACCCGGCCACTACAAGGGCCTGGAAAAGCAGATCCGCTCCGAAATCGCGTGGAGCCTTGCCACCGCCGCGATCTACGGCGTGCCCGCCGGGATCGTCGCCTGGGGCTGGCAACAGCGCGGCTGGACGAAGATCTACACTGACCCCGCCGCCTTTCCGCTGTGGTGGATGCCGCTCTCGCTGCTCGCCTATCTCGTGATCCACGATGCGTGGTTCTACTGGACGCACCGCTGGATGCACCGGCCTGCCGTGTTCCGCGCGGTCCACGCGATCCACCACGCCAGCCGCCCGCCAACCGCGTGGGCCGCGATGAACTTTCATCCTGTCGAAGCGGCAATCGTATCGCTGCTGATCCCGGCGCTGGTGTTTTTCATTCCCATCCATATCGCGATGCTCGGGCTCGTTCTGCTGATAATGACCGTGATGGGCGTGACCAACCACATGGGTTGGGAGATGTTTCCGCGCGCGCTCGTTCATTCGCGGTTGGGCGGATGGCTGATAACCGCGAGCCATCACAACCGGCACCACGAACTCTACCGCTGCAACTACGGCCTCTATTTTCGCTTCTGGGACCGGCTCTGCGGCACCGACAAGGGACTTTCCGCACCATGA
- a CDS encoding DUF2141 domain-containing protein: protein MKPTFRMLLALSPSVLLGNAPGTTTVTIDLTGMRNSTGMIYACMTAKPKAFPKACDADPDRRTASVKASDGRQLVIRDVPAGRYAIAVLHDENGNKKMDMTLFLPKEGYGFSRDAPVKMAPPKFDAAAFDVSAGKPVHMTMKVRYI, encoded by the coding sequence ATGAAGCCCACATTCCGGATGCTGCTCGCACTTTCGCCGTCAGTCCTGCTCGGCAATGCACCCGGCACGACGACCGTCACCATCGATCTGACCGGGATGCGCAACAGCACCGGCATGATCTATGCCTGCATGACCGCGAAGCCCAAAGCGTTCCCCAAGGCGTGCGATGCCGATCCGGACCGCCGCACGGCATCGGTCAAGGCCAGCGATGGCCGCCAGCTGGTCATCCGCGACGTGCCCGCTGGACGCTATGCCATTGCCGTGCTGCATGACGAGAACGGCAACAAGAAGATGGACATGACCCTGTTCCTGCCAAAGGAGGGCTACGGCTTTTCCCGCGACGCGCCGGTGAAGATGGCTCCGCCCAAATTCGATGCCGCAGCGTTTGACGTGAGCGCCGGCAAACCGGTGCACATGACAATGAAGGTTCGCTACATCTAG
- a CDS encoding MFS transporter, translating into MADAPVPPAEIKPAGGSLAPFRYPAFRAIWTANLFSNIGSMIQSVGAAWLMTELTTSHVLVALVQASATIPILLLGMFAGAIADNYDRRRVMLAAQSGMLVVSAALAALAYTGSIGPLSLLALTLMVGMGTALNGPAWQASVRLQVGRADLPQAISLNAISFNLARSVGPALGGILISLWSTSLAFAINALSYLGMIVVLSRWRPESLPPTREPMLAAIGRGLRFCASSSPIRKVLIRGFAIGFGAAGLQALMPSIARDVLKGSELDYGLMLGGFGIGSIVTALWISKIRRRLGSEAVVTAATLIFAAAQVLMASATGVPMAIVAAFFGGMGWASAMTSLNVAMQLRSPEDILGRCLSIYQAVTFGGMALGAWAWGSVADFASLQTALHAAAVWLLASLAMHFFAPMPTREEGRLDAVPESKP; encoded by the coding sequence GTGGCCGACGCGCCGGTTCCGCCTGCTGAAATCAAGCCAGCGGGCGGTTCGCTTGCGCCGTTCCGCTACCCTGCCTTCCGCGCGATCTGGACGGCAAACCTGTTCTCGAACATCGGGTCGATGATCCAATCGGTCGGCGCGGCGTGGCTGATGACCGAGCTGACCACGTCGCATGTGCTGGTTGCGCTGGTGCAGGCCTCGGCCACGATCCCGATCCTGTTACTGGGCATGTTTGCGGGCGCCATCGCCGACAATTACGACCGCCGCCGCGTGATGCTTGCCGCGCAATCGGGCATGCTGGTCGTTTCCGCCGCACTCGCCGCTCTGGCCTACACCGGAAGCATCGGGCCGCTGTCGCTGCTGGCGCTGACCTTGATGGTGGGCATGGGCACCGCGCTGAATGGCCCGGCATGGCAGGCCTCGGTGCGACTGCAAGTGGGGCGCGCAGACCTGCCGCAAGCGATCTCGCTCAACGCCATCTCTTTCAACCTTGCGCGCAGTGTCGGCCCCGCACTTGGCGGCATCCTGATCTCGCTATGGAGCACCAGCCTCGCTTTTGCCATCAACGCGCTGAGCTATCTCGGCATGATTGTGGTGCTCTCTCGCTGGCGCCCCGAATCACTGCCGCCGACGCGCGAACCAATGCTCGCCGCAATCGGGCGAGGCTTGCGCTTCTGTGCAAGCTCATCCCCGATCCGCAAGGTACTGATACGCGGCTTTGCCATCGGCTTCGGCGCGGCAGGCCTGCAGGCCCTGATGCCGAGCATTGCGCGCGATGTGCTGAAGGGTAGCGAACTCGATTATGGGTTGATGCTCGGTGGATTTGGCATCGGCTCCATCGTGACCGCGCTGTGGATCTCGAAGATCCGCCGCCGCCTCGGCAGCGAGGCTGTGGTGACGGCTGCAACGCTGATCTTTGCCGCCGCGCAAGTGCTGATGGCTTCGGCCACCGGCGTGCCCATGGCGATCGTCGCAGCCTTTTTCGGCGGAATGGGCTGGGCCAGCGCGATGACCAGCCTCAACGTCGCCATGCAGTTGCGCAGCCCCGAGGACATCCTCGGCCGCTGCCTGTCGATCTATCAGGCGGTCACCTTCGGCGGTATGGCACTGGGTGCATGGGCGTGGGGCAGCGTGGCCGACTTCGCCAGCCTGCAGACCGCGCTCCACGCCGCCGCCGTCTGGTTGCTGGCCTCACTTGCCATGCACTTTTTTGCGCCTATGCCGACGCGCGAAGAAGGCCGCCTCGATGCCGTACCGGAGAGCAAACCGTGA
- a CDS encoding CoA ester lyase: MDDRPLRSLLYMPASNARAMAKARTLDCDGVALDLEDAVAPEAKADARAALVAEAKAGGFGHRRLIARINGLSTPWGHDDLRALAPAPVEAILAPKVDDAADIVALSEGMDAAGFAPHVALWVMIETPRSILALERIAACAATTRLTGFVLGLNDLAKDSGIAQLPGRGAFLPVLTMAVLAARAHGLLILDGVCNAIDDTARLEAECVQARDSGFDGKTLIHPAQLEVCNRVFAPSEADITEAEAIVAAFADPDNAGRGALRLNGKMVELLHLAQAQSLLAKAAAIAARG, translated from the coding sequence ATTGATGACCGCCCCTTGCGCTCGCTGCTTTACATGCCCGCCAGCAACGCCCGCGCGATGGCCAAGGCCCGCACGCTGGATTGCGACGGCGTTGCGCTCGATCTCGAAGACGCGGTCGCGCCCGAGGCCAAGGCCGATGCCCGCGCCGCACTGGTAGCTGAGGCAAAGGCCGGAGGCTTCGGCCACCGCCGCCTGATCGCCCGGATCAACGGTCTGTCCACGCCGTGGGGACATGATGATCTGAGGGCGCTGGCTCCTGCCCCGGTCGAAGCGATTCTCGCGCCCAAGGTCGATGATGCCGCCGATATCGTTGCGCTTTCCGAAGGCATGGACGCCGCAGGCTTCGCGCCGCACGTCGCGCTGTGGGTAATGATCGAAACGCCGCGCAGCATTCTGGCGCTCGAGCGCATCGCTGCATGTGCCGCCACCACCCGCCTCACGGGCTTTGTCCTCGGTCTCAACGATCTCGCCAAGGACAGCGGCATTGCCCAGCTTCCGGGCCGGGGCGCGTTCCTTCCGGTGCTGACCATGGCCGTCCTCGCCGCGCGCGCGCATGGGTTGCTCATCCTCGACGGGGTGTGCAACGCGATCGACGATACTGCGCGGCTCGAAGCCGAATGCGTGCAGGCGCGCGATTCGGGATTCGACGGCAAGACGCTGATTCATCCCGCGCAACTTGAGGTCTGCAACCGGGTGTTCGCGCCAAGCGAGGCAGATATCACCGAAGCCGAAGCAATCGTTGCGGCTTTCGCCGACCCTGACAATGCGGGCAGGGGCGCGCTTCGTCTCAATGGAAAAATGGTGGAATTACTGCATCTTGCACAAGCCCAGAGCCTGCTCGCCAAGGCAGCAGCCATCGCTGCTCGCGGATAG
- a CDS encoding alpha/beta hydrolase, protein MVSVKKGRLRMGWIGWAAITLVLLGVLGVVALRHALENNAVAVLDGADKLLNGGDGAIRRVADTRFGPDPAQKLEMFVPQGANGPLPIVVFIHGGSWASGDPRNYRFIARTLCAQGYAVVLTGYRLYPQVRYPGMLEDGALALRWVHDNAAKLGGDPARIALMGHSAGAYNAVMLTLDRQWLQGVGLDQVVIRGTVALAGPFDFLPFDTDATIDSFGEAPDPSMTQPINFVRAGAPPILLVTGDADTRVKPRNSKILARLLTEAGTPNTPVLLSGVSHEGLIMQFARPFSRDRRALDAVLPFLTKVTAPASVAVQAAGR, encoded by the coding sequence ATGGTATCGGTGAAGAAAGGCAGGCTGCGGATGGGCTGGATCGGCTGGGCAGCCATTACGCTGGTCCTGCTTGGGGTCCTCGGCGTGGTTGCCCTGCGCCACGCGCTCGAAAACAACGCCGTTGCCGTGCTCGATGGCGCGGACAAGCTGCTGAACGGCGGCGACGGTGCGATCCGCCGGGTTGCCGATACGCGCTTCGGGCCGGACCCTGCGCAAAAGCTCGAAATGTTTGTGCCGCAGGGCGCCAACGGCCCACTGCCAATTGTCGTGTTCATCCACGGCGGCAGCTGGGCGAGTGGCGATCCGCGCAACTACCGATTCATCGCCCGCACGCTCTGCGCGCAGGGCTATGCCGTCGTGCTCACGGGCTACCGGCTCTATCCTCAGGTACGCTACCCCGGCATGCTGGAAGACGGGGCACTGGCGCTGCGCTGGGTCCACGACAACGCCGCGAAGCTGGGCGGGGATCCTGCGCGCATCGCGCTGATGGGCCACTCCGCCGGGGCCTATAACGCGGTCATGCTCACGCTTGACCGCCAGTGGCTGCAAGGCGTCGGCCTCGACCAGGTGGTAATTCGCGGCACCGTGGCGCTCGCAGGCCCGTTCGATTTCCTGCCCTTCGACACCGATGCCACGATCGACAGCTTCGGCGAGGCTCCTGATCCGTCGATGACGCAGCCGATCAATTTCGTTCGCGCGGGCGCGCCGCCCATCTTGCTGGTGACGGGGGACGCCGACACACGGGTGAAGCCGCGAAACTCGAAGATCCTCGCCCGCCTTCTGACCGAAGCGGGCACGCCCAACACGCCGGTCTTGCTGTCCGGGGTCAGCCACGAGGGGCTGATCATGCAGTTCGCCCGGCCCTTTTCGCGGGACCGGCGCGCGCTCGATGCAGTCCTGCCGTTCCTCACCAAGGTCACCGCGCCCGCTTCAGTTGCGGTTCAGGCGGCGGGGCGATAG
- a CDS encoding M48 family metalloprotease, translating into MNPASIITRCLKRTAAALAALALCIQPAAAQSVLRDAETEALFRDAAAPIFKAAGFNPGAVELVLLNDGSINAFVAGGQAIFIHSGLIGAADNVNELQGVIAHELGHITGGHVIRFDEATKPATGITVLSLLLGGLAAAAGSPDAALGVFMAGQQAAMGKVLAFSRAQESSADAAGAQFLSKAGISGRGSIDFFKKLQNQEFRYGYNARGNPDAEFYSSHPMTSDRLTTLQDTYEHDPAWNTPPPADLQTRFLRVKAKLYGYLAEPQDTLRAYPEYLTDTPARYARAYAFHKEAFADKALEETKALIAQDPANPYFLELEGQILLESGRPAEALDPLRKATAETGNEPLIATTFGHALIATENAANFAEAEKVLKTAVARDKDNPFTWYQLGVVYEAKGDIPRARLASAEQQLMNMRLPEALRSAEAAEAALPKGTPDWLRAQDIAMSARAMLERQRKSR; encoded by the coding sequence GTGAATCCGGCTTCGATCATCACCCGCTGCCTCAAACGCACGGCAGCCGCGCTTGCCGCGCTGGCGCTGTGCATCCAGCCAGCCGCCGCGCAATCGGTGCTGCGCGACGCCGAAACCGAGGCCCTGTTTCGCGATGCCGCCGCCCCGATCTTCAAGGCGGCAGGCTTCAATCCCGGCGCGGTCGAACTGGTCCTGCTCAATGATGGCTCGATCAACGCCTTCGTCGCGGGCGGGCAGGCGATCTTCATCCATTCGGGCCTGATCGGCGCGGCCGACAACGTGAACGAACTGCAGGGTGTGATCGCCCACGAACTCGGCCACATTACCGGCGGCCACGTCATCCGGTTCGACGAGGCGACGAAGCCTGCGACGGGCATTACGGTACTCAGCCTCCTGCTGGGCGGACTGGCCGCAGCCGCAGGATCCCCGGATGCCGCACTGGGCGTGTTCATGGCCGGCCAGCAGGCAGCAATGGGCAAAGTCCTCGCCTTCAGCCGCGCGCAGGAATCCTCGGCAGATGCCGCAGGCGCGCAGTTTCTGTCCAAGGCAGGTATTTCCGGCCGCGGATCGATCGATTTCTTCAAGAAGCTGCAGAACCAGGAGTTCCGCTATGGTTACAACGCGCGCGGCAATCCCGATGCGGAATTCTACAGCTCGCACCCGATGACCTCGGACCGCCTGACCACGCTGCAGGACACCTATGAGCACGATCCGGCATGGAACACCCCGCCGCCTGCCGACCTCCAGACGCGGTTCCTGCGCGTGAAGGCCAAGCTCTACGGCTACCTCGCCGAGCCGCAGGACACGCTGCGCGCTTATCCCGAATACCTGACCGACACCCCTGCCCGCTATGCCCGCGCCTATGCCTTCCACAAGGAGGCGTTTGCCGATAAGGCGCTCGAGGAGACCAAGGCGCTGATCGCACAGGACCCGGCCAATCCTTACTTCCTCGAACTCGAAGGCCAGATTCTGCTGGAATCCGGCCGACCCGCCGAAGCGCTCGATCCCTTGCGCAAGGCAACGGCGGAAACAGGCAACGAGCCGCTGATCGCAACGACCTTCGGCCATGCACTGATCGCCACCGAGAACGCTGCCAACTTTGCAGAGGCCGAAAAGGTGCTGAAGACCGCCGTCGCACGCGACAAGGACAACCCGTTCACCTGGTATCAGCTCGGCGTCGTCTATGAGGCCAAGGGCGACATCCCCCGCGCGCGCCTCGCCAGCGCCGAACAGCAGCTGATGAACATGCGCCTGCCCGAGGCACTGCGCAGTGCCGAAGCCGCCGAGGCAGCGCTGCCCAAGGGCACGCCCGACTGGTTGCGCGCGCAGGATATCGCGATGTCCGCGCGCGCAATGCTGGAACGCCAGCGCAAGTCGCGCTAG
- a CDS encoding DsbA family protein, giving the protein MADTPPRRIGAFVLVAALFAIGGAGLGWWYENRRSATVGIEDSQLEASLASAGIDGKQRAAIEGLVRAYILEHPEVLPEAMERLQQRESAAQIAPMRGALETPFPGAVLGNPNGKVTLVEFTDFACTYCRQSVKALEGLIARNPDLRVVVRELPIIAPESAPAARMALAAAAQGKYPAYHQRMFEGPRPSEASIAAAAGAAGLDMAAARTFAARSDVDDELKRNLDLARQLGVNGTPAWVIGERLIHGAVPPEELQSAIDAARKG; this is encoded by the coding sequence ATGGCAGACACTCCACCCCGGCGCATCGGCGCTTTCGTGCTCGTCGCGGCGCTCTTTGCGATTGGCGGTGCTGGTCTTGGCTGGTGGTATGAAAACCGCCGCTCCGCCACTGTGGGAATCGAGGACTCGCAACTTGAAGCCTCGCTCGCCAGTGCCGGGATCGACGGCAAGCAGCGCGCGGCAATCGAAGGCCTGGTGCGCGCCTACATCCTCGAACACCCCGAAGTCTTGCCCGAGGCCATGGAGCGCCTGCAACAGCGCGAATCCGCAGCTCAGATCGCCCCGATGCGCGGCGCTCTGGAAACGCCCTTCCCCGGCGCGGTTCTCGGCAATCCGAACGGCAAGGTCACGCTGGTCGAATTCACCGACTTTGCCTGCACCTATTGCCGTCAGAGCGTGAAGGCGCTGGAAGGCCTGATCGCCCGCAACCCCGATCTGCGCGTAGTTGTGCGCGAGCTGCCGATCATCGCGCCCGAAAGCGCGCCTGCCGCACGCATGGCGCTCGCCGCCGCCGCGCAAGGCAAGTATCCCGCCTATCACCAGCGCATGTTCGAAGGCCCGCGCCCGAGCGAGGCGAGCATTGCCGCCGCAGCCGGTGCAGCAGGCCTCGATATGGCCGCCGCCCGCACTTTCGCCGCGCGCAGCGATGTGGATGACGAACTCAAGCGCAATCTTGACCTCGCCCGCCAGCTTGGCGTCAACGGCACGCCTGCTTGGGTGATCGGCGAGCGCCTGATCCACGGCGCGGTCCCGCCTGAAGAGCTTCAATCCGCCATCGACGCCGCTCGCAAGGGATGA